The Primulina huaijiensis isolate GDHJ02 chromosome 9, ASM1229523v2, whole genome shotgun sequence genomic interval CAAATTTCATATActctgatcaaacaaatcatttcCACTCACTAAATGTGAACCCTTTTGATCATAACTTTCAGAACTTTTTTCAGCGATCATCATCACAGAACAGACGATCTGAAGCCAATGCAAACCATCCCTCCACCTGTACTCAGCCTGGTTTCAGTATGATCAATCATACTATCCAATCAGAAGCCGACGCCAGTCATTCCCGTGAATCTTCTTCATCGCGTAATGATGATAATCACAGCACCGTCTTTAACCTCTCCACAACGGACTCAAATTCTGGATATCTAGATTGCATTGTTCCCAACAAGTACTTGAATCCTTCCAGCTCTTCCGAGGCACAGAAAATATTGAGCAGCCCAAACTTGAGTCTCTCATCCGACCCGTGTGACGAAAGCTATAGCAATGCACTTCTTTCTGATGAATCCAGAATCGGAGATGTTGAAACAATGGGATACTGGAATCTTGAAAACCCTGAAATTTTTTCAAACTGTGATAATCACATGATGGGCTATGGATTCTTGGACAGTGATCAAATACAGCCATGGGAGGGGTTGGGTTCCAACTGTGAGCTTTCAGCCATGATAAATAACCCTTTGTCGAGTATGGGAGCTGATCACATGAATATTCTTCCAGCTACTGATTGTGAAAACAATATTCCGAAGTACTACAACTGGTACTGATTCCACGTCAAGTAGTTGCTCATCTTTGTTTCCTTCTTTTGTGGATTTAGGTTACTCACTCTTTTGAGCACGTGATGATTTGAAGCAGTCTATCGAGGGTTTATTAATGTACGAGATTTTACACATACAAGTCCTTGAAGTTAAAACAATTTTATCATcttctatattttatttaatctatATTAAGTAGGGTTTCAAGCGTGCCACAATATTATCTTATGTGACACATCCTACCCTTACAGCCAGTTGTTTTCATGAGTATGCTATATTAATATGTAGCATTAAGATCATGATCGTTACATTTATAAGTCGACGGGATCAATATATCATGCgtacataaaaaatttaaatgcataAACACTTATTAAATTGAGGAACTCATTATTTTTTACTATTAAACAACCATGGAATGTGGAGCTTCATCGTATCAACATACTTTTATAtcgatataaataatattagctACGATAAGGCCTTCCTTAAAGGTTCCTATAAATATTGCAGTACAGTAATATGTACTAATTGTATCATTAACAAAAATCCAATGGTTAACTTAAGAAATCAATGGACAATAGTTGGCAAATTCAAGATTTTCTGTACAGTTTCATGTATTGGTCATAAATTTATAGTCAGAAGTGTTCGAGCAATTCAGACAACATAACTACATATTTCGCATAAACAGGCGTTATAAACTTGCCTAGTCATTCTCCATTATCGCTTCGTTTCCACTACAAAGCCCCAGACCGAAAAAGAGAACCTGAACAAATTCATGCCCATTCAATTTGGGATGGTCTTTTAACAAGAGATCAATGGATGAGAGAGTCGTGGAGATGGTTAAATTAAATGGAAGTGATGAGGAATGCATCTTTTTCGTTCTGAACAAGATAATATGAATAGACACAACAAGATTAAAAATTGAGCAGCGCTGTGAATGCCTAAAAGGATGtttgttttatttgttattGAAGAGACTAGGTGAAAAGGATAAACAAGGTCTTGCAAGATCTTGTGGGGGGTGTGATGGCTTTATTTTATGATGGAAATGGCAGTTTGTTGATCATGTTATGAACACGGATGGATTTTGAAGCGGATTTGCATCAATAACTCACATTTACTTGGTGACAGAGAGGATCTGATGACTCGACCCTTCTGTTTATCTTGAAGTGCGAATCTCGCCTCCCTGACTTGTGCCAACTCTTGAAGAGACAGAATTCATTCCAGATTGAGGAACACTTGGTTGAGGAACATGCTCGCTTTTTGAGAACATTGAACCAACTGAGGCACTTGAACTGTTCATAGATGACATCTGTGCTGAGAAGGCATCTTTACTGAAACCAGGAAGTAATTCGGGTCTCAGGTCTGATGACAAGGATGATGGAGCCAGAGTAGCATTTGTTGATCCCACAGGGTAAGGAGCAACAGGCATATCAGTTAGAGAGGAAGCAGACGGACTGTAACTCAACGTTCTCATTGAGTGATCGAATTTGCACGAGGGGCCAAATTTGCAAACTCCATTTTGTGCATAATGTAGACATGGTGGTGCTCCCTGAAAATGATGAGAGTGATACAAAAGATAAGGCGCAAGTCTCAGT includes:
- the LOC140983961 gene encoding uncharacterized protein; its protein translation is MAHPNKPSQETIPFPLFEPILTNTGFTLLQRNTAAVSQTSERRGRKKPAEPGRYLGVRRRPWGRFAAEIRDPTTKERHWLGTFDTAQEAALAYDRAALSMKGTQARTNFIYSDQTNHFHSLNVNPFDHNFQNFFQRSSSQNRRSEANANHPSTCTQPGFSMINHTIQSEADASHSRESSSSRNDDNHSTVFNLSTTDSNSGYLDCIVPNKYLNPSSSSEAQKILSSPNLSLSSDPCDESYSNALLSDESRIGDVETMGYWNLENPEIFSNCDNHMMGYGFLDSDQIQPWEGLGSNCELSAMINNPLSSMGADHMNILPATDCENNIPKYYNWY